In a single window of the Agrobacterium fabrum str. C58 genome:
- a CDS encoding PilZ domain-containing protein: protein MFSSRSVNTAQIMRPVEEAHLDDAVRVSFTGRLMLPDHEEYDCTATEMTAERAQFTCSGMARNGDRVIAYLQHIGRIEGTVTALTPAGFLIAINAPERKREKLAAQLAWIAKRQLLGLPEDRRHDRLTPRNAKAQLVLEDGVLVACRLIDLSLSGAAIEIENRPPLGSRVQLGKNMSGKIVRHFMEGVAVEFDRVQSPDALIEFI, encoded by the coding sequence ATGTTTTCGTCCCGCTCGGTCAACACCGCCCAAATTATGCGCCCGGTTGAGGAAGCCCACCTCGACGACGCCGTCCGTGTGTCTTTCACCGGCCGCCTGATGTTGCCCGACCATGAAGAATATGATTGCACCGCGACCGAGATGACCGCCGAACGGGCGCAGTTCACCTGCTCGGGCATGGCCCGCAATGGTGACCGCGTCATCGCCTATCTCCAGCATATTGGCCGGATCGAGGGCACGGTGACGGCGCTGACCCCAGCAGGCTTCCTCATCGCCATCAACGCGCCGGAGCGCAAGCGGGAAAAACTCGCCGCCCAGCTGGCATGGATCGCCAAACGCCAGTTGCTCGGCCTGCCGGAAGACCGCCGCCATGATCGCCTGACGCCGCGTAACGCAAAAGCGCAGCTCGTTCTGGAAGACGGCGTGCTCGTCGCCTGCCGGCTGATCGACCTTTCCTTGTCGGGTGCAGCCATCGAGATCGAAAACCGCCCGCCGCTCGGCAGCCGGGTCCAGCTCGGCAAGAACATGAGCGGCAAGATCGTGCGCCACTTCATGGAAGGCGTCGCGGTCGAGTTCGACCGGGTGCAATCGCCCGACGCGCTGATCGAGTTCATTTAA
- a CDS encoding PAS domain-containing protein, protein MKSMAGLDIYAYWDELRGSRSAPRREDINPAKLKTHLGDLFILTDKGEATPFFRLAGTRLCDLFGRELRDRPFSELWQPVNATFPCRVARGILHHQLPVIFDVEAEDEYGAAPLAFEMLLLPLRTDADAAPRLLGALLAERPRHEFAAPISCLSMKSSRLLRMDIAPSEHRADMETASTPFAGSF, encoded by the coding sequence ATGAAAAGCATGGCCGGACTGGACATATATGCCTATTGGGATGAATTGCGCGGCAGCAGATCCGCGCCGCGTCGCGAGGATATCAATCCCGCAAAACTCAAAACCCATCTTGGCGATCTTTTCATCCTCACGGACAAAGGAGAGGCCACCCCTTTCTTCCGCCTTGCGGGCACGCGCCTCTGCGACCTGTTCGGCCGGGAATTACGCGACCGGCCGTTTTCGGAGCTGTGGCAACCGGTGAATGCCACTTTCCCCTGCCGGGTGGCGCGCGGCATCCTGCACCATCAATTGCCCGTTATCTTCGATGTCGAAGCGGAAGACGAGTATGGCGCAGCACCATTGGCATTCGAAATGCTGCTTTTGCCGCTCCGCACGGATGCCGATGCCGCCCCGCGGCTGCTTGGCGCGCTTCTTGCCGAACGGCCGCGCCATGAATTCGCGGCGCCGATCAGCTGCCTGTCGATGAAAAGCAGCCGCCTGCTGCGAATGGACATCGCGCCGTCAGAGCATCGGGCAGACATGGAAACCGCCTCTACGCCATTTGCGGGAAGCTTCTGA
- a CDS encoding phosphodiester glycosidase family protein: MIVSMKKLAQLLLPLLLPFSAEAGGQPDFCKSINHAGGRYTVCSFDPAKNTIRIYDQDHVSGQGYRNFADLSSALWRQHMFSVFAMNGGMYHSDYSPVGLFVENGVERSPVSTRGGWGNFHLLPNGVFYLDGNTAGVLETEAYLAADPKPDFATQSGPMLVIDGKLHPRFLPDSDSLKRRNGVGVSRDGMVHFAISETTVRFYDFGTLFRDVLDAPNALYLDGTISSVDIPAMNRRDQLFSMGPIIAVVDRVPD; this comes from the coding sequence ATGATCGTATCGATGAAGAAACTGGCGCAGTTGCTGCTACCATTGCTATTGCCGTTTTCGGCTGAGGCCGGCGGGCAGCCGGATTTCTGCAAGAGCATCAACCATGCCGGCGGCCGCTATACCGTCTGTAGCTTCGACCCGGCAAAAAACACCATCCGCATCTATGATCAGGATCATGTCTCCGGACAGGGATACCGGAATTTTGCCGATCTATCTTCGGCTTTGTGGCGGCAGCACATGTTCAGCGTCTTCGCCATGAATGGCGGCATGTATCATTCCGACTATTCGCCCGTTGGCCTCTTCGTCGAAAATGGCGTGGAGCGTTCGCCGGTCAGCACGCGGGGCGGCTGGGGAAATTTCCACCTTCTGCCGAATGGCGTATTTTATCTTGATGGTAACACTGCCGGGGTGCTGGAGACCGAGGCCTATCTGGCCGCGGACCCGAAGCCCGATTTCGCCACCCAGTCCGGGCCGATGCTTGTGATCGACGGCAAGCTGCATCCGCGCTTCCTGCCCGATAGTGACAGCCTGAAACGCCGCAACGGCGTCGGTGTCTCCCGCGACGGCATGGTGCATTTCGCCATTTCGGAAACGACCGTCCGCTTCTATGATTTCGGTACGCTGTTCAGGGATGTGCTGGATGCGCCGAATGCGCTTTATCTGGACGGCACGATATCCAGCGTCGATATTCCCGCGATGAACCGGCGGGACCAGCTGTTTTCCATGGGGCCGATCATCGCCGTCGTCGACAGGGTGCCGGATTAG
- a CDS encoding methylenetetrahydrofolate reductase, translating into MVTKRIMLKLPDISAASLIPASIEASPAQVLGPASLAGIFPRGVRVYLTDTGAASQEKLVDAATHLRNLGYEPVPHLAARRIPSRVEFEEQVKRLAGEADVTDVLVVGGGVDRPAGPFASSMDMLSSGIFDRYGIKKIAIAGHPEGSPDFSEETAIAALRLKRDFGERSDAAMRIVTQFGFDPARFIAWAEGLAASGIDLPVHIGVSGPAKITTLLKYAALCGVGNSIAYLKKNALSLTTLARGHSPDSIVGPIERHWQANPQGPIRQIHVFPFGGLQNSADWLVSRGSWQTRDAGRPAPADSMAG; encoded by the coding sequence ATGGTAACAAAAAGGATCATGCTCAAATTGCCCGATATTTCCGCCGCCTCCCTCATTCCCGCCTCCATCGAAGCCTCACCCGCGCAGGTACTCGGCCCGGCAAGCCTCGCCGGGATATTTCCTCGGGGTGTCCGCGTCTATTTGACGGATACCGGAGCAGCCTCGCAGGAAAAGCTGGTGGATGCCGCCACACATCTGCGCAATCTCGGTTATGAACCGGTGCCGCATCTTGCAGCGCGCCGCATCCCTTCGCGCGTGGAATTTGAGGAGCAGGTCAAGCGGTTGGCGGGAGAAGCGGATGTTACCGATGTTCTGGTCGTCGGCGGAGGTGTCGACAGGCCGGCTGGTCCTTTCGCCTCCAGCATGGACATGCTGTCGTCAGGCATTTTCGACCGTTACGGCATCAAAAAGATCGCAATCGCCGGCCATCCCGAAGGCAGCCCCGATTTCAGCGAGGAGACGGCGATCGCTGCCCTGAGGCTGAAACGCGATTTTGGCGAAAGAAGCGATGCGGCCATGCGCATCGTCACCCAGTTCGGTTTCGATCCCGCGCGTTTCATCGCCTGGGCGGAAGGCCTTGCAGCGTCAGGCATCGATCTGCCCGTGCATATCGGCGTTTCCGGCCCGGCCAAAATCACGACGCTGCTGAAATATGCAGCACTCTGCGGTGTCGGCAATTCCATCGCCTATCTCAAGAAAAACGCGCTTTCCCTGACCACACTCGCCAGGGGCCATTCGCCTGACAGCATCGTCGGACCGATCGAGCGGCACTGGCAGGCCAATCCGCAGGGGCCGATCCGGCAAATTCACGTCTTCCCCTTTGGCGGATTGCAGAATTCCGCCGACTGGCTGGTCAGCCGCGGAAGCTGGCAAACCCGCGACGCAGGCCGTCCGGCGCCGGCGGATTCAATGGCTGGCTAA
- a CDS encoding CBS domain-containing protein encodes MATFVKDLLDRKGRDVVTVGPDVSIGEAAGTLHAHKIGAVVVTDADGVVLGIFTERDLVKAVAGQGAASLQQSVSVAMTKNVVRCQHNSTTDQLMEIMTGGRFRHVPVEENGRLAGIISIGDVVKARIGEIEAEAEHIKAYIAG; translated from the coding sequence ATGGCAACATTCGTAAAGGATCTTCTCGACCGCAAGGGCCGGGATGTCGTGACTGTCGGTCCCGACGTCAGCATCGGTGAGGCGGCGGGCACGCTGCATGCGCACAAGATCGGTGCCGTCGTCGTGACAGACGCCGATGGTGTGGTTCTCGGCATCTTCACCGAGCGCGATCTCGTGAAGGCCGTTGCAGGCCAGGGTGCGGCTTCCCTTCAGCAGTCCGTCTCCGTCGCCATGACCAAGAATGTGGTGCGCTGCCAGCATAATTCCACCACCGATCAGCTGATGGAAATCATGACGGGCGGACGCTTCAGGCATGTCCCGGTTGAAGAAAATGGCCGCCTTGCCGGCATCATCTCCATCGGCGACGTGGTGAAGGCGCGGATCGGCGAAATCGAGGCCGAGGCCGAGCATATCAAGGCCTATATTGCCGGATGA
- a CDS encoding GlxA family transcriptional regulator yields MSRNSQKKRSIVFFLIPQFTMLPFAAAVETLRIANRMLGYAAYEWRLSSLDGQKVMSSSGICLEVDTCLADERRYVSGENRPEMAIICSGIDVDQHVNKSVNAWLREAYNRGIAIGSLCTAAHILAQAGLLNGKRCAIHWENLPGFSEAFPQVEVYADLFEVDSNIYTCAGGTASLDMMLSLIGQDFGENLVNRVCEQQLTDRVRSPNDRQRLPLRARLGVQNSKVLSIIELMEGNLSEPLSLLDIADAADLSRRQVERLFRQEMGRSPARYYLEIRLDRARHLLVQSAMPVVEVAVACGFVSASHFSKCYREIYNRTPQQERAERKLLISASRMAMASQGGKAAH; encoded by the coding sequence ATGAGCAGAAACTCCCAGAAGAAACGCTCAATCGTCTTTTTTCTCATTCCGCAATTTACCATGCTGCCGTTCGCCGCAGCGGTTGAAACGCTTCGCATCGCCAACCGAATGTTGGGTTATGCCGCCTATGAATGGCGCCTCTCCTCACTCGACGGCCAGAAGGTCATGTCGTCAAGCGGCATCTGTCTTGAAGTCGATACCTGTCTTGCCGATGAGCGGCGATACGTCAGCGGCGAAAACCGCCCGGAAATGGCGATCATCTGTTCGGGCATCGATGTGGATCAACACGTCAACAAGTCCGTCAATGCCTGGCTGCGCGAAGCCTATAATCGCGGCATCGCCATCGGCAGCCTCTGTACCGCCGCCCATATCCTCGCACAGGCGGGCCTCCTCAATGGCAAGCGCTGCGCGATCCACTGGGAAAACCTGCCGGGCTTCTCCGAGGCCTTCCCGCAGGTGGAAGTCTATGCCGATCTCTTCGAAGTCGACAGCAACATCTACACCTGCGCCGGCGGCACGGCCTCGCTGGACATGATGCTGAGCCTGATCGGCCAGGATTTCGGCGAAAACCTCGTCAACCGCGTCTGCGAGCAGCAATTGACCGATCGGGTCCGCAGCCCCAACGACCGCCAGCGCCTGCCGCTGCGCGCCCGCCTCGGCGTGCAGAACAGCAAGGTCCTGTCGATCATCGAGCTGATGGAAGGCAACCTCTCCGAACCGCTGTCGCTGCTCGACATAGCCGACGCCGCCGATCTCTCGCGCCGGCAGGTGGAGCGTCTTTTCCGGCAGGAAATGGGCCGCTCCCCCGCCCGCTATTATCTCGAAATCCGCCTCGACCGTGCCCGCCACCTGCTCGTGCAGTCGGCCATGCCGGTGGTGGAAGTCGCGGTCGCCTGCGGCTTCGTCTCGGCCTCGCATTTTTCCAAGTGTTATCGCGAAATCTACAATCGCACGCCGCAGCAGGAGCGCGCCGAACGCAAGCTGCTGATCAGTGCTTCGCGGATGGCCATGGCGAGCCAGGGAGGTAAGGCCGCGCATTGA
- a CDS encoding LysR family transcriptional regulator: MISIYKSKYLKVRAMTVTFRQPLPLLDNDILRTFVAIAETGNFSTAAEVVFRTPSAVSMQIKKLEEQLKTTLFLRDARSVTLTAHGETLLTYARRMIALSNEAVSRFVMPELSGVVRLGAPEDIGERGLLPGILKRFADVFPGIMIDVTIDSSSNLYKRMDEQRLDLALVNCASHPLRDTGEVLMRERLVWAGAKCGTAYLRDPLPISIWEEGCIWRSEAIVSLERRGRNFRVAYLSGHTMAQRAAIAADLAIAPLPRSYVQNDLVILGDKEGLPELGSFDIRLIMGDKASRPVLAVAESIRNAFVEVAKAA, translated from the coding sequence ATGATATCCATCTATAAATCAAAATATTTGAAGGTGCGTGCCATGACCGTGACTTTCCGCCAACCGCTGCCGTTGCTGGATAACGACATATTGAGAACCTTCGTCGCCATTGCCGAAACGGGGAATTTTTCCACCGCAGCGGAAGTGGTGTTCAGAACGCCCTCGGCCGTTTCCATGCAGATCAAGAAGCTGGAGGAGCAGTTGAAGACGACGCTTTTCCTGCGCGATGCCCGCTCTGTGACATTGACGGCGCATGGCGAGACGCTTCTGACCTATGCGCGGCGCATGATCGCGCTCTCCAACGAGGCGGTGTCGCGTTTCGTCATGCCGGAACTTTCAGGCGTTGTGCGGCTCGGGGCGCCTGAGGATATTGGCGAGCGCGGTCTGCTGCCTGGCATTCTCAAGCGTTTTGCCGATGTTTTCCCCGGCATCATGATCGATGTCACCATCGATTCCAGTTCCAACCTTTATAAGCGCATGGATGAGCAGCGGCTTGACCTCGCCCTCGTCAACTGTGCCTCGCATCCGCTGCGGGACACGGGCGAGGTGCTGATGCGCGAACGTCTCGTCTGGGCCGGCGCCAAATGCGGCACGGCTTATCTGCGTGATCCGCTGCCGATCTCGATCTGGGAAGAGGGTTGCATCTGGCGCTCGGAGGCAATCGTTTCGCTGGAACGGCGCGGGCGCAATTTCCGCGTCGCCTATCTCAGCGGCCATACCATGGCACAGCGCGCAGCGATCGCGGCCGATCTTGCCATCGCCCCGCTGCCGCGCTCCTATGTGCAGAACGACCTCGTCATTCTGGGCGACAAGGAAGGCCTGCCGGAGCTGGGCTCTTTCGATATTCGCCTGATCATGGGCGACAAGGCGTCGCGCCCTGTTCTTGCGGTGGCAGAGAGCATCCGCAATGCCTTTGTCGAGGTCGCAAAGGCGGCGTAA
- a CDS encoding L-serine ammonia-lyase, whose translation MFLSVFDVFKIGIGPSSSHTMGPMTAANRFLALILSDEWPRPAGAAVAQLKVSLHGSLAFTGIGHGTGRAVVLGLTGERPDLVDPDAMDAIIETVEKAGTVTPPGHPSYVFRPAEDLVFDKKNPLPGHANGMIFSAFDNQGRLLIKRIYYSVGGGFVVTDTELEAIKQRGKTIDNGPRVPYPFASAREMLDMATRSGRTIAQMKRANEETVVSRDELNERLDQIWEAMNGCIERGLKVDGIMPGGLKVRRRARSIYEKLNEEWRSNRLNPVMANDWLSVYAMAVNEENAAGGRVVTAPTNGAAGVVPATVRYFRHFHEDATVDDVRDFLLTAAAIGGIIKHNASISGAEVGCQGEVGSAAAMAAAGLAAVMGGSPEQIENAAEIALEHHLGMTCDPIAGLVQVPCIERNALGAVKAVTAASLALKGDGQHFVPLDACIETMRQTGNDMSEKYKETSTGGLAVNVVEC comes from the coding sequence ATGTTTCTTTCGGTCTTCGACGTCTTCAAGATCGGTATCGGTCCTTCCAGCTCCCATACGATGGGGCCGATGACGGCTGCAAACCGCTTTCTGGCGCTGATCCTCAGTGACGAGTGGCCGCGGCCGGCGGGTGCGGCCGTGGCGCAGCTGAAAGTCAGCCTGCACGGATCTCTCGCCTTTACGGGCATCGGCCATGGCACCGGGCGTGCCGTCGTTCTCGGTCTCACCGGCGAGCGGCCTGATCTTGTCGATCCCGATGCGATGGACGCCATCATCGAGACCGTGGAAAAGGCAGGCACGGTCACGCCGCCCGGCCACCCGTCCTATGTGTTCCGCCCGGCCGAAGATCTGGTTTTTGACAAGAAGAACCCGCTGCCCGGCCATGCCAACGGCATGATCTTTTCCGCCTTCGACAATCAGGGCAGGCTGCTCATCAAGCGCATCTATTATTCCGTCGGCGGCGGTTTCGTCGTGACCGATACGGAACTGGAGGCGATCAAGCAGCGCGGAAAGACCATCGATAATGGTCCGCGCGTGCCTTATCCCTTTGCGTCCGCGCGGGAAATGCTCGATATGGCTACCCGTTCCGGCCGCACCATCGCCCAGATGAAGCGTGCCAACGAGGAAACGGTCGTCTCACGCGACGAGCTGAACGAGCGGCTCGATCAAATCTGGGAGGCAATGAACGGTTGCATCGAACGTGGTCTGAAGGTGGATGGTATCATGCCCGGAGGCCTCAAGGTGCGCCGCCGTGCCCGTTCCATCTATGAGAAACTCAATGAGGAGTGGCGCAGCAACCGGCTCAACCCCGTCATGGCGAATGACTGGCTCAGTGTTTACGCCATGGCCGTGAACGAAGAGAACGCCGCCGGCGGGCGTGTCGTCACGGCGCCGACCAATGGTGCGGCGGGCGTCGTGCCTGCCACTGTCAGATATTTCCGGCATTTTCACGAGGATGCGACTGTCGACGACGTGCGTGACTTCCTGCTGACGGCGGCGGCCATCGGCGGCATCATCAAGCATAATGCTTCCATTTCGGGCGCAGAGGTGGGCTGTCAGGGCGAGGTGGGTTCGGCTGCTGCAATGGCAGCGGCGGGGCTTGCTGCCGTCATGGGCGGATCACCTGAACAGATCGAAAATGCTGCCGAAATCGCGCTTGAACATCACCTTGGCATGACCTGCGATCCGATTGCGGGACTGGTGCAGGTGCCCTGCATCGAGCGCAACGCACTGGGTGCCGTCAAGGCAGTGACGGCGGCCTCGCTGGCATTGAAGGGCGACGGGCAACATTTCGTGCCGCTCGATGCCTGTATCGAGACCATGCGCCAGACCGGCAATGACATGAGTGAAAAATACAAGGAAACCTCCACCGGCGGCCTCGCCGTCAACGTTGTGGAGTGCTGA
- a CDS encoding DUF1489 family protein, with amino-acid sequence MPLHLIKLCVGADSLQDLREWVAHRSLTAIAAGLEPHSVHTTRMIPKRVEELLEGGSLYWVIKGQVQARQNLLDIRSFKGDDGITRCDLILGPEVIETSPAPKRPFQGWRYLKDDEAPRDLGGGGGGEDMPSDLRRELAELGLL; translated from the coding sequence ATGCCTCTACATCTCATTAAACTTTGCGTCGGTGCGGACTCCCTTCAGGATTTGAGGGAGTGGGTGGCGCATCGATCCCTGACGGCCATTGCCGCCGGCCTTGAGCCGCATAGCGTCCACACCACCCGGATGATCCCGAAACGGGTCGAGGAACTGCTGGAAGGCGGTTCGCTTTACTGGGTCATCAAGGGTCAGGTGCAGGCGCGGCAGAATCTGCTCGATATCCGCTCCTTCAAGGGGGATGACGGTATTACCCGCTGCGATCTCATTCTGGGCCCCGAGGTGATCGAGACCTCGCCAGCGCCAAAGCGGCCGTTCCAGGGCTGGCGTTACCTGAAGGATGACGAGGCGCCACGCGATCTCGGTGGCGGCGGAGGCGGGGAAGACATGCCCTCGGACCTCAGGCGGGAACTGGCCGAGCTTGGCTTGCTCTGA
- a CDS encoding rhomboid family intramembrane serine protease, translating to MSYEDGEQPPVSETPEPKDDTNNPIFNLPGLLVGILAALAIAYVVPAYLLSEEGNGWFIFTFGFIPLRYAVPFSQQGLEWLWTPVTYSFLHGGIEHILFNGLWLMAFGAPVLRRIGTVRFVLLWCISAAVSAFGHAALNWGDVTVLIGASGVVSALMGAACRFAFPVRGGYSASFGHLMPRQSILAALSNRTVLIFTLMWLFGNVLIAIGVPLFGDVGGQIAWDAHVFGFLLGFLFFSLFDRPSR from the coding sequence ATGTCCTACGAGGACGGCGAACAGCCGCCGGTTTCGGAAACGCCGGAACCGAAAGACGACACGAACAATCCCATCTTCAACCTGCCGGGGCTGCTCGTCGGCATATTGGCAGCGCTGGCCATTGCCTATGTCGTTCCTGCCTACCTCCTTTCCGAGGAAGGCAATGGCTGGTTCATCTTCACCTTCGGCTTCATTCCGCTGCGTTATGCGGTGCCTTTTTCTCAGCAGGGGCTGGAATGGCTCTGGACGCCGGTGACTTATTCTTTCCTGCATGGCGGCATCGAGCATATTCTCTTCAACGGCCTGTGGCTGATGGCCTTCGGCGCGCCGGTTCTGCGCCGGATCGGAACAGTGCGCTTCGTGCTGTTATGGTGCATTTCCGCCGCCGTTTCGGCCTTTGGTCATGCGGCTTTGAACTGGGGTGATGTCACGGTGCTGATCGGCGCGTCCGGCGTCGTTTCGGCGCTGATGGGGGCGGCCTGTCGTTTCGCCTTTCCCGTACGCGGTGGCTACAGCGCCTCCTTCGGCCATCTGATGCCGCGGCAGAGCATTCTTGCGGCGCTTTCCAACCGCACCGTGCTGATCTTCACGCTGATGTGGCTGTTCGGCAATGTGCTGATTGCAATCGGCGTGCCGTTGTTCGGTGATGTCGGCGGGCAAATCGCCTGGGATGCACATGTCTTCGGCTTCCTGCTCGGCTTCCTGTTCTTTAGCCTTTTCGATCGCCCGTCACGTTAA
- a CDS encoding transglutaminase-like cysteine peptidase has translation MNKNNRFVFTLIAFIVSAFAHQASASPAAVMRVIGKANPPIGHYEFCQTYQSECQPTSLDNGPLQLTEERWKTMLDVNYTVNTTITPMTDMEIYGVEERWAYPTTVGDCEDFVLLKRKMLMNKGFSPSNLLITVVLQPNGEGHAVLTVRTDRGDFVLDNMRNKVMNWSETEYTYLKRQDTANPGRWVKIQDGRATAAVGGIR, from the coding sequence ATGAACAAGAACAACCGTTTCGTATTCACTCTGATCGCATTCATCGTCAGCGCCTTCGCCCATCAGGCAAGCGCTTCGCCGGCCGCCGTCATGCGTGTGATCGGCAAGGCCAATCCGCCGATTGGTCACTATGAATTCTGCCAGACCTATCAGAGCGAATGCCAGCCGACCTCGCTGGACAATGGCCCGTTGCAGCTGACCGAAGAGCGCTGGAAGACGATGCTCGACGTCAACTACACCGTCAACACCACGATCACGCCGATGACCGACATGGAAATCTATGGCGTTGAAGAGCGCTGGGCCTATCCCACCACCGTCGGCGATTGCGAAGATTTCGTGCTTCTGAAGCGCAAGATGCTGATGAACAAGGGCTTCTCTCCCTCCAACCTGCTGATCACCGTCGTTCTGCAGCCGAATGGCGAAGGCCACGCCGTTCTGACCGTCCGCACCGACCGTGGCGATTTCGTTCTCGACAACATGCGCAACAAGGTCATGAACTGGTCGGAAACCGAATACACCTACCTGAAGCGCCAGGACACGGCCAATCCGGGCCGCTGGGTGAAAATTCAGGACGGCCGCGCCACCGCGGCGGTCGGCGGCATCCGGTAA
- a CDS encoding entericidin A/B family lipoprotein gives MITRILSTVFVALLTVVTLSSCGNTIRGVGRDTANAVDATQDAGRSVDRAARR, from the coding sequence ATGATCACACGTATTCTTTCGACCGTTTTTGTCGCTTTGCTGACTGTCGTCACCCTCAGTTCCTGCGGCAACACCATTCGCGGCGTGGGCCGGGATACGGCGAACGCCGTTGACGCGACCCAGGATGCCGGCCGCAGCGTGGACCGCGCCGCACGCCGCTAA
- a CDS encoding formyl transferase, with protein MTDINNRLLVMTAGGANPNVMINALAARFPDIHVFMEQPESKSAILKRRARRLGWFAAAGQMATMVASRLGKRFTARRSHEIIAEHGLSADLHHGLPITQFTSLNDEECQKAANLLKPAVIFTISCRLLTPATLRTLQCPVINFHAGINPAYRGQMGGYWALVEKDRGNFGATVHLVDKGVDTGATLYEKRLKPSPSDTIATYPLLLTAASVDIAVSAIEDALSGSLAPQPPSPGKSVLRFPPPIWTWLWNGLTKRIW; from the coding sequence ATGACTGACATCAACAATCGGCTTCTCGTGATGACGGCAGGTGGCGCAAACCCCAATGTCATGATCAATGCATTGGCCGCCCGTTTTCCGGATATCCACGTCTTCATGGAGCAGCCGGAAAGCAAGTCGGCCATTCTCAAACGCCGGGCACGGCGGCTCGGCTGGTTTGCCGCCGCGGGCCAGATGGCGACAATGGTTGCATCCCGCCTTGGCAAACGCTTCACGGCCCGAAGAAGCCATGAAATCATCGCCGAACACGGTCTGTCTGCCGATCTCCACCACGGTCTTCCCATCACGCAATTTACCTCACTGAACGACGAAGAATGCCAGAAGGCCGCCAATCTGCTGAAACCGGCGGTAATCTTCACCATTTCCTGCCGCCTGTTAACGCCGGCGACGCTGCGGACCCTGCAATGTCCGGTCATCAATTTCCACGCCGGTATCAATCCCGCCTATCGCGGCCAGATGGGCGGTTATTGGGCGCTGGTGGAAAAGGACCGCGGCAATTTCGGCGCGACCGTGCATCTGGTCGACAAGGGCGTGGATACCGGCGCCACGCTTTATGAAAAACGGCTGAAACCCTCGCCCTCCGACACCATCGCCACCTATCCGCTGCTTTTGACCGCCGCCTCGGTGGATATCGCCGTCAGCGCCATCGAGGACGCCCTGTCCGGCAGCCTCGCGCCGCAGCCGCCCTCGCCCGGAAAATCGGTGCTGCGCTTTCCGCCACCGATCTGGACATGGTTGTGGAACGGCCTGACGAAACGGATCTGGTAA